GCCCGTGCGCATCAGGTGCAGCGCGGCCTGGTGCGTGGCGCAGCCGCCCACGATCACCGGCACGTCGAGCTCGTAGATGAACTCCTTGAGGTTCAGCGGCTCGGCGTTGCCCGAGACGTGCTCGGCCGAGACGGTGGTGCCGCGGATGACGAAGAGATCGACGCCGGCCTTGACGACCGCGTCGGCGAACTGCTTGGTGTGGCCCGGCGAGAGGGAGCCGGCGACGGTGACGCCGGCGTCACGGATCTCCTGCAGGCGGGCGGTGATCAGCTCGGCCTTGATCGGCTCGGCGTAGATCTGCTGCAGCCGCGGGGTGACCTGGGCGGGCTCGATCCGGGCGATCTCCTCCAGCAGCGGGCGCGGGTCCTCGTACCGGGTCCACAGGCCCTCGAGGTTGAGCACGCCGAGGCCGCCGAACTTGCCGAGAGCGATCGCGGTCTCGGGGCTCATCACCGAGTCCATCGGCGCGGCGACGATCGGCAGGTCGAAGCGGTAGGCGTCGATCTGCCAGTGCGTCGACACCTCCTGCGGGTCGCGCGTGCGGCGACTCGGCACGATGGCGATGTCGTCGAAGTGGTACCCCTGCCGGCCGCGCTTGGCCAGTCCGATGTCGATGCTCACGGGCCCAGCCTATCGGGCGCCGATCGCGTCAGAGGATCGTGTAGTTCGGTGCCTCGACGGTCATCTGGATGTCGTGCGGGTGGCTCTCCTTGAGCCCCGCCGACGTGATGCGCACGAAGCGGCCGCGCTCGCGCAGCTCGGGGATCGTGTGCGAGCCCACGTAGAACATCGACTGGTGCAGGCCGCCGACCAGCTGGTGCGCGACCGAGGAGAGCGGACCTCGGTAGGCGACGCGGCCCTCGATGCCCTCGGGGACGATCTTCTCGTCGTTCGTGACGTCGGCCTGGAAGTAGCGGTCCTTGGAGTAGGACTTCTTGCCGCGCGAGGCCATCGCGCCGACCGAGCCCATGCCGCGATAGGCCTTGTACTGCTTGCCCGCGACGAAGATCAGCTCGCCGGGGCTCTCCTCGCAGCCAGCCAGCAGCGAGCCCACCATGACGCTCTCGGCGCCGGCGACGAGGGCCTTGGCGATGTCACCGGAGTACTGCAGGCCGCCATCGGCGATCACGGGGATGCCGGCGGGCTCGGCCGCCAGCGAGGCCTCGTACACCGCGGAGATCTGGGGCACGCCGACGCCCGCGACGACGCGCGTGGTGCAGATGGAGCCGGGCCCGACGCCGACCTTCACCGCGTCGACGCCCGCGTCGACCAGGGCCTGCGCACCCTCGCGCGTGGCCACGTTGCCGCCGATGATCTGCACGTCGCCGAAGGCCGGGTCGGCCTTGAGCTTGCGCACCATGTCGAGCAGGGCGCGGGCGTGACCGTGGGCCGTGTCGACCACGAGCACGTCGACGCCGGCCTCCATGAGGCGGGTGGCGCGCTCGTAGGAGTCGCCGAAGAAGCCGACGGCGGCGCCGACCAGCAGGCGGCCCTCGGCGTCCTTGCTGGCCATCGGGAACTGCTCGGACTTCACGAAGTCCTTGACGGTGATCAGGCCGGCGAGCTTGCCCTGGTCGTCGACGATCGGCAGGCGCTCGCGCTTGTGCTGGCGCAGCAGGGCGGAGGCGTCCTCGCGGCTGATGCCGACCGGGCCGGTGATCAGCGGCATGTGGGTCATCACGTCGTGGACGAGCGTGCTGGCCCACTCGGCGACGGGCGTGAAGCGCAGGTCGCGGTTGGTGACGATGCCCAGGAGGGTGTTGTCCTCGTCGACGACCGGGAGGCCGGAGACGCGGTACTCGCCGCAGCGCTCGTCGAGCTCCTCGAGCGTGGCCTTCGGGCCGATCGTGACGGGGTTGGGGATCATGCCCGTCTGCGTGCGCTTCACGAGGTCGACCTGGTACGCCTGGTCGTCGATCGAGAGGTTGCGGTGCAGGATGCCGATGCCACCCTCGCGCGCCATCGCGATGGCCATGCGCGACTCGGTGACCGTGTCCATCGCACTGGACAGCAGCGGGATCCGCAGCGAGATCTCGCGCGTCAGCCGGGTCGTGGTGTCGACCTCACTGGGGATGACGTCGGTCTCGCCGGGAAGCAGCAGGACGTCGTCGTACGTGAGGCCGAGGGAGGAGAACTTGTCGGGGATGCCCACCATGAGCCGAGTCTACCCGCGCCCGACCCCGCTCCCGAACGCGCGGGATGTGATCTGAGCCGTCAGTGCAGGCTCGTGGCGGGACTGACCCGGAGCATCTCGTCGACCGACTCGAACTTCACGCGCGGGCGCCCCTCGCGGTGGCCTCGCGTCTCCTCGGCCTTCTCGATCGCGAGCATCCGCCGGCGGCCGACGACGCGGTCGACCCGGGTGCGCACGAACGGCCCGAAGGTGAGCCGTCGCTTCGGCGCCGGCGGGATCAGCCCGGCGTTCGCGTCGGCGACGATCGTGGCGATCGTCTCGTGGGCGCACGTGCGGTTCGTGCCGATGCCACCCGTGGCACCGCGCTTGATCCAGCCGACGACGTAGGTGCCCGGGACGGCCTCGCCCGTGGCCGGGTCGACCACGCGCCCGTGCTCGTTCGGCACGGTGGCGGTGGCCTCGTCGAACGGCAGCCCGGCGACCGGGGTGCCACGGTGACCCGTGGCGCGGATGAGGGTGCCGCACGGGACCTTCTCGGCCTGCTCGGGCACTCCGGACGGAGCCACCTGCACGGCCTCGACGCGCTCGTCGCCCTCGACCGAGACGACCTGGCGGCCGAACGAGAACACCAGCCGGCGACGGTCGCCGGGCGGTGCGGTGAGGTCGACGTCGACCAGGGGCAGGGCCGCGAGCACCGCAGCGTTCGACTCGGGCTCGGCCTCGGCCTCGGCCAGCTCGCCCTCGGTGAACTCGTCGCGCGCCACGACCACGTCGATGCCCGGAGGCATCATCAGCAGCTCGGGCCGGGTGAACGCCGCGGCCGAGGGACCCCGCCGACCGAGCAGGACGACCTCGCGCACGTCGAGGCCCCGGAAGGCGGCGACGGCGTGGTCGGGCATGTCGGTGCGGGCCAGCACCTCGGGGTCGTGCAGCAGCAGGCGGGCGAGGTCGAGGGCCACGTTGCCGTTGCCCACCACCACCACGCGGTCGCCGGACAGCACGACCCCGTCGGGTGCCACGTCGAGCGCGCCGTTGTACCAGCCGACCACCTCGGGCGCCGGGTACACGCCGGGCAGGTCCTCCCCCGGCACGCCGAGCTCGCGGTCGCGACGGGCGCCGACGCCGTAGATCACGACGTCGTGGTGCTGCAGCACGTCCGCGTGGGAGATGTCCCGGCCGACCTCGACGTTCATCACCATCTTCGTGCGGGGATGGCGGTAGGCCCAGTGGAAGAGGTCGGCGAACTTCTTGGTGTCGGTGTGGTCGGGCGCCACCCCGCCGCGCACCAGGCCGCCCGGCACGGGCAGCTTGTCGATCATCGTGATCTTCGCGTCGGTGGACAGCAGCAGCTGGCGCGCCGTGTAGGCGGCCGCCGGGCCGGTGCCCACGATCGCGATCGACAGCGAGCGCTCGAGGTCGCCGCCCATCTCGTCCCACGTGTGGGTCTTGGGCTTCTCGCGAGGCGGACGTCGCTCGAAGAACTCGGCGTTCAGGTCGGCGAAGACCGCCTCGGCACCGCGCAGCAGGTCGATCGCCTTCGGCGCGGCCACGGGGCACGCGTCGGCGCACGCGCCGCAGTCGATGCACGCCTTCGGATCGACGTAGAGGATGTCGGTCGTGCCGAAGTCGGGCTCGTCGGGAGTGGGATGGATGCAGTCCACGGGGCAGACCGAGACGCACGAGGCGTCCTTGCAGCAGGACTGGGTGATCGCGTAGGCCACGGCGGGTGCTTTCGGGTTCGAGGGTCGGCCGGGCCGGGTCAGAGCATGTGGACGGTGCGGTACATCCGCATCGCGGCCGGGGTGAGCAGGCCGACCTCGGACAGGAAGTCCATGAGGTGGACGCAGCTCATCCGCATGAGGTTCTGGTGGTGCGTGTTGGCCTTCACGGCCGCCTTGGCCTGTTCGGGGTCCAGGCCCACGTTGGCGTAGACATCGTCGTTGACCAGCGAGTCCACGATGATCGCCGCGACGACCGAGATGACGAAGGCCGCGAGGTGACGCCGCGGCTTGGAAATCCCCTCGAGGTACTCCTTGATCTCCATGCGCGCGAACTTCATGTGGCGCGCCTCCTCCACCACGTGGATCTTGCTCGAGGTGCGCACCTCCTCGAGCACGTTCTCCCCGCGCATCCAGTCGCGCTGCATGACGTCGAGGACCTCCTCGGCGACCAGGATGGACGCGTAGGACATCTCGCCGTTGGCGGTGGTGCGGAACACGCGGGCGAGCTCGTGGAAGAGCCGGCGCGGGCGGTAGTGCGGGACGCCCATCTTGCTGCAGGTCTTGCTGAACATGAGCGAGTGCCGGCACTCGTCGGCGATCTCGGTGAGGGCGAAGCGGAACTCCGGGTCGCCGTAGTCGGCGGAGTACTGCGAGCGCAGCACCATCGACTGCAGCATCGTCTCGAACCAGATGCCGGTGCTCATGATGGAGCCGACCTCGTGGCGCGTGAGGTCGATGCGCTGCTGCTCGGTCATGGAGTCCCACAGCGGCGTGCCGTAGAGGGTGGACCACTCCGGGTTCAGGCCGTACTTGGTCGGGTCGAGGGGCTTGGCCCAGTCGATCTCCTGGTCGGGGTCGTACGACAGGACGGCGGCGGACTCCAGCAGTCGCTCCAGCTCGGTGTCCATGTCGATGGACTGGCGGAACTCGACAGCGGCGCGATCGTCGGTGACGGTCATGCGATCTCCTCGGTCAGCGGTATGTGACATTGTGAATGTAACATAGGTTGTGAGTCACGTCACGAGGTTTCTCGCTCGCTGTCCGCCAGCCCGCGGGAACCGCGCACGGGCACTGCCGGCCCACCCAGGGGCACCATCGTATTGGGCTGCACCGACTGCCCATTGGGCCCATGCTGTTGTGCATGCCCAAACGCACACCGACGGCCCACACCGCCGAGGTCGCCAGCGCCTTCGCCTCCTGGTTGCGCCGCCGGCGCGAGGGGGCGGGCATGACCCAGGAGGACCTCGCGCACCGCGCGGGCCTGAGCCGCAACCAGGTGCAGAACCTGGAGAACAACCGCAACAACAACGCCACCGGACGGTCGTCGGCCAACCCGAGCCTGGACACGCTGCTGGCACTCGAGGCGGCCTTCGGGCTGGCCCTGGGCGAGCTGCTGGTCGAGGTGCGCGAGTTCATGGACTCCGCCGAGCGCTGACCCTCCTGCGGTCGCCGGCCAGCCCGGCGGCCCGTTCGAGGTCGGCGACGATCCGGTCGAACACGTCGGCCGCGTGCTGCAGGGCCGCCGCGAAGGCGCGACCCTCGCCCGCGGACGCGGCGTACGCCTCGGCGCCGTAGGCCAGCTCGATCCGGTCGCCGGGCAGGGTCCCGTGCAGGATGGCCACCCAGGCGCCCCCGGGCACCGGGAACACCCGCGCGTGCTGCTCGTCCTCAGCCGTCTCGCCGGAGCGGTGGTCGGTGCACCACCACGGGCAGGTGGTCGATGGCGTCGTCATGGGGCAGTCCTATCAACGGGTGCGGACACCGGGGCGACCCCTAGGTTATTGGGCCCGACGCGCCTTGTCCTCCCCTCGTCTCACGCGACGTCGCCGGGAGACTCAGAGTGCGTCGTCGTCGGCCCACGCCAGGAACTCGGCGGCCGTCAGCACGGGAGTGCCGTACGCGCGGGCCTTGCGCGCCTTGCCGGACTGGGTCCCGGCCTCCGCGACCACGAGGACGTCGCAGCGCGTCTTGGTGACGGTGGCCACCGGGAGGAGACCGAGGCGGGACGCCAGCTCGCTCATGTCGTCGCGCGAGACGACGCGGCCGTGCCGGCCCAGCGCACTGCCGGAGAAGCAGACCCGCGTCCCCGCGACCAGCACCTCGTCGATCGGCGGGGCCGCCGCGGCGACTGCGTCCACGACCCGCTCGACGAACTCGACGCCCAGTAGCGTCTCGACGATCTGCAGGCGTCGCACCAGCTCAGGTGACAGCCGTGAGGCTCGTGCCGCCGCAGCGGCGAGCCGGTCGGCCACGACCGAACCGGCCGCGATCCGGGCGGCATCGTCGACCGGCACGGGGTCGCCGGAGTGCGTCCCCTCGAGCACCGCGTGGCCCAGCACCCGGCTGACCTCGACGATCGCCGACAGCGTCGCCATCGCCCCCGACCGGGGCACCGGGACATCCCGGTCGCGGCTGAGCAGGTGGCTCGGCTCGTCCTCGACCAGGACGGCGTGCTCGAACGGCGAACCCGGATCCGGGGCCCCGAGCCGCCGGTGGGCCTGCAACGCGGCCGTCGCCCGGTCGAGGGCGCGACCGGAGCGGGCGCCACGACGCTCCTCCTCGGTCAGGTCCGCCCCACGCACCTCCACCCCGATCGGCATCGGGTAGGTGCGCTGCAGACGCTTCAGCTCGAAGTCGATCGTCCCCAGGGTGTCGTCGACGCCGATCCCCACCGGCACGAGACCTTCGAGCAACGGCGCGATCGTCGCCCAGGCCTGCGCGAGGTGGGGCGCCAGCAGGACGTCGTCGGCGCTGATGCCATAGGCCGTCCGGGCCCCGGCGAGGTCGCGCTCGGGGTTGATCAGCGTCGTGATGGCCGTGCCGTCCTCGAAGGCGACCGCGAGCTCGACGGGACGGGGGCGCGAGAAGGTGCCCTCGTCCCCGACGAGGCAGACGGCGATGGCGCAGTGCTGGGCCGGACCGCGCACCGTCGACCGGTGCAGGTGCCGCAGGATCCGCCGGTCGGTCCGCAGGTGCCGCGGCTCGATGGGCCGCTTCAGCACGAGCCCGGCCAGGGAGGTGGCCCTGCTCAGCGCGACGTAGACCTGCCCCGTGGCGAACACCCCGCCCGAGAGATCGACGACGAGGCGGTCCAGCGTCTGGCCCTGGCTCTTGTGGATCGTGATGGCCCACGCCAGCTTGAACGGCAGCTGCGTGAACACCCCCACGACCTCGCTGCTGAGCCGCCCGTCCTCGACCACGGGCCGCAGCACCTCCCAGGCGAACCGGCCCACCTCGGCCCGCGAGCCGTCCGAGAGCTCGACGACGGCTTCGTGCCCTTCGCCCTCGGCCCTGACCTCGACGATGCGCCCGAGCGTGCCGTTGGCCCACCGGTCGAAGGGATCGTTCGTCAGCATCATGACCTGGGCGCCGACCTTGAACGACAGCACACGATCGGTCGGCGGATCAAAGAGCGAGAGGTCGCCCACCTCGCTCGCGACGCTGCGGAACTCCTCCCCCGGCAGCAGGTCGAGGCGCTGTCGGTTCCGAGCGCTGACGATCCGGTTGGACGGCGCGAGCGTGAGCCACAGCTCATCCTCGGGCGGCTCGAAGTCGGGGTCGACCCTGCTGTTGAGCTCGGCCCGGGCCTCGTCGAGCAGCACGCCCTCGCGCACGGCGTTGAGCAGCGAGGTCAGGCGGTCGTCGCCGAGCTGGCGGAACACCGTCGTGAGCGCGACCGTCGGGAAGACGTCGGCGTCGAAGGAGTCGGCGGAGAAGAAGTAGGGCGTCTCGTACCTCGTCGCGAAGTAGACGTCCAGCGAGTCCGGCACCACGGGCGGCAGCTGCAGGAGGTCTCCCACCAGGACGACCTGGACCCCGCCGAACGGCCGCTCGGGGTGGGGCCCGTACCGCTCGAGCGCGGCGGCGACCTGGTCGAACAGGTCGGCGCGCACCATCGACGCCTCGTCGATGATCAAGGTCTGCAAGGACTTGAGCGTGCGCGCGAAGCGGCCCGCCCGGTGACGGCCCGAGCGAATGTCCTCGATCGTCGTGGTGCTGAGGAGGCCGAACAGACGGTGGATCGTGTGCCCGCCGACGTTCAGCGCCGCGATGCCCGTGGGCGCCGCGACGACGACCCGTCGATCCGTGTGCTCCATGAAGTGCCGGATGAGCGTGGACTTGCCGGTGCCGGCCTTGCCGGTCAGGAAGAGATTCCCGCCCGACTCCAAGATCTCGAGGGCGCGCGCGAGGTCCTCGGTGATCGTGATCGTCATGGTGCTCGCAGGCTACGACAGGGTCACGACCGACGACGAAGGCCCCGGGCGAGTGCCCGGGGCCTTCGTGTTGACGAGATCGTCAGCAGGGACCGATCAGTGGTTGTGGCCAGCGTGATCGTCGGCCTCGTCGGCCGGCTTGTCCACCACGAGGGTCTCGGTGGTGAGCAGCATGGCCGCGATCGAGGCCGCGTTGGCGAGCGCCGAACGCGTGACCTTGACCGGGTCGAGGATGCCCTGCGCGAGCAGGTCGCCGTACTGGTCGGTGGCCGCGTTGTAGCCCTCACCGGACTCGCGGACCTTCGACACCACGACCTCGCCGGAGACGCCGCCGTTGCGGGCAATCCACTCCAGCGGAGCGTCAGCGCCCTTGCGGACGATGCGCACGCCGATGGCCTCGTCGCCGGACAGGTTCAGGTCCTGGTCCAGCACGCCGACCGCGTGGACCAGCGCCGAGCCACCGCCGGGGACGATGCCCTCCTCGATGGCCGCGCGGGTCGCCGAGACGGCGTCCTCGATGCGGTGCTTCTTCTCCTTGAGCTCGACCTCGGTGGCCGCGCCGACACGGATGACGCAGACGCCACCGGACAGCTTGGCGAGACGCTCCTGGAGCTTCTCGCGATCCCACTCGGAGTCGGTCTGCTCGAACTCGGCCTTGATCTGGGCCACGCGGCCCTCGACCTCGGCCTGCTCGCCGCCGCCGTCGATGATCGTCGTGTCGTCCTTCGTGACGACGACGCGACGCGCGGTGCCGAGGACCTCCAGGCCGACCTGGTCGAGCTTGAGGCCGACGTCGGTGGTGACGACCGTCGCGCCCGTGAGGGTCGCGATGTCCTGCAGCATCGCCTTGCGGCGATCACCGAAGGCCGGCGCCTTGACCGCGACGGACGTGAACGTGCCGCGGATCTTGTTCACCACGATCGTGGACAGGGCCTCGCCCTCGATGTCCTCGGCGATGATGAACAGGCTCTTGCCCGACTGGACGACCTTCTCCAGCAGCGGCAGGAGGTCGGCGACGGCCGAGATCTTGCCCTGGTTCACGAGGATGTAGGGGTCGTCGAGGACAGACTCCATGCGCTCGGTGTCGGTGACCATGTAGGGCGACAGGTAGCCCTTGTCGAACTGCATGCCCTCGGTGAACTCGAGGTCGGTGCCCATGGTGTTGGACTCCTCGACGGTGATGACACCGTCCTTGCCGACCTTGTCGAACGCCTCGGCGATGAGCTCGCCGATGACCGAGTCGCGGCTCGAGACCGTGGCGACGGCCGACATGTCCTTGACCGAGTCGACGGCGCGGGCGCGCGAGTGCAGCTCGTTCGTGACCGCCTCGACGGCAGCCTCGATGCCCTTCTTCAGGCCGACCGGGTTCGAGCCGGCCGCGACGGCACGCAGGCCCTCGTGGACCATGGCCTGGGCCAGCACCGTGGCGGTCGTCGTGCCGTCACCGGCGACGTCGTTCGTCTTGGTGGCGACTT
This genomic interval from Aeromicrobium choanae contains the following:
- a CDS encoding GuaB3 family IMP dehydrogenase-related protein; the protein is MDIGLAKRGRQGYHFDDIAIVPSRRTRDPQEVSTHWQIDAYRFDLPIVAAPMDSVMSPETAIALGKFGGLGVLNLEGLWTRYEDPRPLLEEIARIEPAQVTPRLQQIYAEPIKAELITARLQEIRDAGVTVAGSLSPGHTKQFADAVVKAGVDLFVIRGTTVSAEHVSGNAEPLNLKEFIYELDVPVIVGGCATHQAALHLMRTGAAGVLVGFGGGATHTTRSVLGVAVPMASAVSDVAAARRDYLDESGGRYVHVIADGSIGRSGDLAKAFACGADAVMIGSPFARATDAPGQGFHWGAEAWHDDLPRGERVEIGTVGSLEQVLFGPSHVPDGTMNLVGALRRAMATTGYTDLKEFQRIEVVLG
- the guaB gene encoding IMP dehydrogenase; translation: MVGIPDKFSSLGLTYDDVLLLPGETDVIPSEVDTTTRLTREISLRIPLLSSAMDTVTESRMAIAMAREGGIGILHRNLSIDDQAYQVDLVKRTQTGMIPNPVTIGPKATLEELDERCGEYRVSGLPVVDEDNTLLGIVTNRDLRFTPVAEWASTLVHDVMTHMPLITGPVGISREDASALLRQHKRERLPIVDDQGKLAGLITVKDFVKSEQFPMASKDAEGRLLVGAAVGFFGDSYERATRLMEAGVDVLVVDTAHGHARALLDMVRKLKADPAFGDVQIIGGNVATREGAQALVDAGVDAVKVGVGPGSICTTRVVAGVGVPQISAVYEASLAAEPAGIPVIADGGLQYSGDIAKALVAGAESVMVGSLLAGCEESPGELIFVAGKQYKAYRGMGSVGAMASRGKKSYSKDRYFQADVTNDEKIVPEGIEGRVAYRGPLSSVAHQLVGGLHQSMFYVGSHTIPELRERGRFVRITSAGLKESHPHDIQMTVEAPNYTIL
- a CDS encoding 4Fe-4S binding protein, whose product is MAYAITQSCCKDASCVSVCPVDCIHPTPDEPDFGTTDILYVDPKACIDCGACADACPVAAPKAIDLLRGAEAVFADLNAEFFERRPPREKPKTHTWDEMGGDLERSLSIAIVGTGPAAAYTARQLLLSTDAKITMIDKLPVPGGLVRGGVAPDHTDTKKFADLFHWAYRHPRTKMVMNVEVGRDISHADVLQHHDVVIYGVGARRDRELGVPGEDLPGVYPAPEVVGWYNGALDVAPDGVVLSGDRVVVVGNGNVALDLARLLLHDPEVLARTDMPDHAVAAFRGLDVREVVLLGRRGPSAAAFTRPELLMMPPGIDVVVARDEFTEGELAEAEAEPESNAAVLAALPLVDVDLTAPPGDRRRLVFSFGRQVVSVEGDERVEAVQVAPSGVPEQAEKVPCGTLIRATGHRGTPVAGLPFDEATATVPNEHGRVVDPATGEAVPGTYVVGWIKRGATGGIGTNRTCAHETIATIVADANAGLIPPAPKRRLTFGPFVRTRVDRVVGRRRMLAIEKAEETRGHREGRPRVKFESVDEMLRVSPATSLH
- a CDS encoding AurF N-oxygenase family protein, which codes for MTVTDDRAAVEFRQSIDMDTELERLLESAAVLSYDPDQEIDWAKPLDPTKYGLNPEWSTLYGTPLWDSMTEQQRIDLTRHEVGSIMSTGIWFETMLQSMVLRSQYSADYGDPEFRFALTEIADECRHSLMFSKTCSKMGVPHYRPRRLFHELARVFRTTANGEMSYASILVAEEVLDVMQRDWMRGENVLEEVRTSSKIHVVEEARHMKFARMEIKEYLEGISKPRRHLAAFVISVVAAIIVDSLVNDDVYANVGLDPEQAKAAVKANTHHQNLMRMSCVHLMDFLSEVGLLTPAAMRMYRTVHML
- a CDS encoding helix-turn-helix transcriptional regulator; the protein is MPKRTPTAHTAEVASAFASWLRRRREGAGMTQEDLAHRAGLSRNQVQNLENNRNNNATGRSSANPSLDTLLALEAAFGLALGELLVEVREFMDSAER
- a CDS encoding AAA family ATPase → MTITITEDLARALEILESGGNLFLTGKAGTGKSTLIRHFMEHTDRRVVVAAPTGIAALNVGGHTIHRLFGLLSTTTIEDIRSGRHRAGRFARTLKSLQTLIIDEASMVRADLFDQVAAALERYGPHPERPFGGVQVVLVGDLLQLPPVVPDSLDVYFATRYETPYFFSADSFDADVFPTVALTTVFRQLGDDRLTSLLNAVREGVLLDEARAELNSRVDPDFEPPEDELWLTLAPSNRIVSARNRQRLDLLPGEEFRSVASEVGDLSLFDPPTDRVLSFKVGAQVMMLTNDPFDRWANGTLGRIVEVRAEGEGHEAVVELSDGSRAEVGRFAWEVLRPVVEDGRLSSEVVGVFTQLPFKLAWAITIHKSQGQTLDRLVVDLSGGVFATGQVYVALSRATSLAGLVLKRPIEPRHLRTDRRILRHLHRSTVRGPAQHCAIAVCLVGDEGTFSRPRPVELAVAFEDGTAITTLINPERDLAGARTAYGISADDVLLAPHLAQAWATIAPLLEGLVPVGIGVDDTLGTIDFELKRLQRTYPMPIGVEVRGADLTEEERRGARSGRALDRATAALQAHRRLGAPDPGSPFEHAVLVEDEPSHLLSRDRDVPVPRSGAMATLSAIVEVSRVLGHAVLEGTHSGDPVPVDDAARIAAGSVVADRLAAAAARASRLSPELVRRLQIVETLLGVEFVERVVDAVAAAAPPIDEVLVAGTRVCFSGSALGRHGRVVSRDDMSELASRLGLLPVATVTKTRCDVLVVAEAGTQSGKARKARAYGTPVLTAAEFLAWADDDAL
- the groL gene encoding chaperonin GroEL (60 kDa chaperone family; promotes refolding of misfolded polypeptides especially under stressful conditions; forms two stacked rings of heptamers to form a barrel-shaped 14mer; ends can be capped by GroES; misfolded proteins enter the barrel where they are refolded when GroES binds), coding for MPKILEFDEDARRALERGVDKLADTVKVTLGPKGRYVVLDKKWGAPTITNDGVSVAREIELDDPFENLGAQLAKEVATKTNDVAGDGTTTATVLAQAMVHEGLRAVAAGSNPVGLKKGIEAAVEAVTNELHSRARAVDSVKDMSAVATVSSRDSVIGELIAEAFDKVGKDGVITVEESNTMGTDLEFTEGMQFDKGYLSPYMVTDTERMESVLDDPYILVNQGKISAVADLLPLLEKVVQSGKSLFIIAEDIEGEALSTIVVNKIRGTFTSVAVKAPAFGDRRKAMLQDIATLTGATVVTTDVGLKLDQVGLEVLGTARRVVVTKDDTTIIDGGGEQAEVEGRVAQIKAEFEQTDSEWDREKLQERLAKLSGGVCVIRVGAATEVELKEKKHRIEDAVSATRAAIEEGIVPGGGSALVHAVGVLDQDLNLSGDEAIGVRIVRKGADAPLEWIARNGGVSGEVVVSKVRESGEGYNAATDQYGDLLAQGILDPVKVTRSALANAASIAAMLLTTETLVVDKPADEADDHAGHNH